A window of the Henckelia pumila isolate YLH828 chromosome 3, ASM3356847v2, whole genome shotgun sequence genome harbors these coding sequences:
- the LOC140886068 gene encoding protein FAR-RED-ELONGATED HYPOCOTYL 1-LIKE-like yields the protein MEVSMNNPTDQMNRPVDFLSKKRKIQAEPVGVPLPKHVRLGQILEYDSSSDSTMELPKKICELGAEELFVENSSTSTESTISTCNEDETGSAYMETNSLHGRSTSKPVSGESETIMFDYEADLLEFGIVSDFGYSDYADYKALENLLHSSGIDPTDYILSSRRWSGDQDGGKKLTIDKEFEKCFSMLML from the exons ATGGAGGTAAGCATGAACAACCCAACTGATCAGATGAACag GCCGGTTGATTTCTTGagcaagaaaagaaaaatcCAAGCTGAACCAGTGGGAGTTCCTCTGCCGAAACATGTGCGATTGGGTCAGATTCTTGAATATGATTCTTCATCTGATTCCACCATGGAGCTGCCCAAGAAAATCTGTGAACTAGGGGCGGAGGAATTATTTGTCGAAAACAGCAGTACCAGTACTGAATCGACCATTTCGACATGTAACGAGGATGAAACTGGATCAGCCTATATGGAAACTAATTCTTTACATGGCAGATCAACGTCAAAACCGGTTTCGGGTGAATCAGAGACGATAATGTTCGACTACGAGGCGGACCTCTTAGAGTTCGGAATCGTTTCGGATTTCGGGTACTCGGACTATGCAGATTATAAGGCACTCGAGAATCTGCTGCACTCGAGTGGGATAGATCCCACTGATTATATTCTTTCGTCTCGAAGATGGTCTGGTGATCAAG ATGGTGGCAAGAAACTAACAATTGATAAGGAGTTTGAAAAGTGTTTTTCTATGCTTATGTTGTAA